A genome region from Arachis duranensis cultivar V14167 chromosome 8, aradu.V14167.gnm2.J7QH, whole genome shotgun sequence includes the following:
- the LOC107463610 gene encoding TITAN-like protein codes for MTSKTTTNNNENEKKKTKKNEFEFCKVCKLNHNQGLRHKYFPNHNKSLSNFLSRFRNKLTDVRFFLKNPKFLSPQFASQNRFWCVFCDVDIVELHSSFACANGIHHLASAEHVKNLKHFFWKNGGSVDQLDAFMVSDDDVAKWEKKCEALQNEAVSGSGGCRGAVIGPSSDIHNQPNNGNIDSFENVYSHSVKSYPSSNDVLPLQYYTNENQISGLSGVHNAGVLGYATSVVPLEASCSGENSFALQDFVVDKKSHFSGNKGVLDGRMLSRESSHHGLQMLTQISSVPSENAGGNVHSGAPPPWFEATEGFQIHSIPVLGGVASNSNMSGKSKKLNPKRVGAAWAERRKIELEREKRGEVVRNEYDPTWLPNFGRVWQSGSRKESRKEFEKEKRNLFNVETQSEMPLNIQPYVSKRMRMEGGGDQANG; via the exons ATGACGTCAAAAACCACCACCAACAACAATgagaatgagaagaagaagacgaagaaaaACGAGTTCGAATTCTGCAAAGTATGCAAGCTGAATCACAACCAAGGTCTCCGCCACAAGTACTTCCCCAACCATAACAAATCACTCTCCAATTTCCTCTCCAGGTTCCGCAATAAGCTCACCGACGTTCGATTCTTcctcaaaaaccctaaattTCTCTCTCCTCAGTTTGCTTCTCAGAACCGGTTCTGGTGCGTCTTCTGCGACGTTGATATCGTTGAGCTCCATAGTTCCTTTGCCTG TGCTAATGGAATTCATCACCTTGCGAGTGCTGAGCATGTGAAGAATTTGAAGCACTTCTTCTGGAAAAATGGTGGCTCGGTGGATCAGTTGGATGCTTTTATGGTCTCTGATGATGATGTTGCTAAG TGGGAGAAGAAGTGTGAGGCTCTGCAAAATGAAGCTGTGTCGGGGAGTGGTGGATGTCGTGGAGCTGTGATTGGTCCTTCAAGTGATATCCATAATCAACCCAACAATGGAAATATTGATAGTTTTGAAAATGTTTATTCCCATTCCGTTAAATCATATCCTTCTTCAAATGATGTTTTGCCTTTACAATACTATACAAATGAGAATCAGATATCGGGACTCTCTGGAGTTCACAATGCTGGTGTTTTAGGTTACGCTACGTCTGTGGTACCTTTGGAAGCATCGTGCTCTGGTGAAAATTCTTTTGCCTTGCAGGATTTTGTAG TTGACAAGAAAAGCCATTTCTCCGGTAATAAAGGG GTGTTAGACGGTAGAATGTTAAGCCGAGAGAGCAGTCATCATG GTCTACAGATGCTCACCCAAATCTCTTCTGTGCCTTCCGAAAATGCTGGTGGAAATGTTCATTCTGGAGCACCCCCACCATGGTTTGAAGCAACTGAGGGATTTCAGATACATTCTATACCTGTTTTAGGAGGTGTAGCTTCCAATTCAAACATGTCTGGGAAGTCCAAAAAATTGAATCCAAAGCGAGTTGGAGCTGCTTGGGCAGAAAGGAGAAAGATTGAGCTGGAGAGGGAAAAGAGAGGAGAGGTTGTGCGAAATGAATATGATCCCACATGGCTTCCTAATTTTGGTAGAGTCTGGCAATCCGGTAGCAGAAAAGAATCCCGGAAAGAATTCGAGAAGGAGAAACGAAATTTATTCAATGTTGAAACTCAATCTGAGATGCCACTCAACATACAACCTTATGTTAGCAAAAGAATG CGCATGGAAGGAGGTGGCGATCAAGCAAATGGGTGA